One genomic region from Cellulomonas fengjieae encodes:
- the gcvH gene encoding glycine cleavage system protein GcvH: MTELPAHLHYTVEHEWLDDGAPATIGITAVAAEALGDIVYLELPAVGEEITAGAVVGEIESTKSVSELYSPVSGTVAEVNQTAVDDPSVVNSDPYGQGWLLKVDVSSTGPVLTAEEYGAQNAG; the protein is encoded by the coding sequence ATGACGGAGCTGCCCGCTCACCTGCACTACACGGTCGAGCACGAGTGGTTGGACGACGGTGCCCCGGCGACCATCGGGATCACGGCGGTCGCCGCAGAGGCGCTCGGCGACATCGTCTACCTCGAGCTGCCCGCCGTCGGCGAGGAGATCACCGCCGGCGCGGTCGTCGGCGAGATCGAGTCCACCAAGTCGGTCTCGGAGCTGTACTCGCCCGTGTCCGGCACCGTTGCCGAGGTCAACCAGACCGCCGTGGACGACCCGTCGGTGGTCAACTCCGACCCGTACGGGCAGGGCTGGCTCCTGAAGGTGGACGTGTCGTCGACCGGTCCCGTGCTCACCGCCGAGGAGTACGGCGCGCAGAACGCCGGGTGA
- a CDS encoding LuxR C-terminal-related transcriptional regulator yields the protein MSMLETSRTVGLTNEALTRRERVVLAELAEDVTLEEIATRLFVTRNTVKSQVRSVYRKIGASTRAEAVAWAVEHGIR from the coding sequence ATGAGCATGCTGGAGACGAGCAGGACCGTCGGACTCACGAACGAAGCGCTGACGCGGCGTGAGCGGGTCGTGCTGGCGGAGCTCGCCGAGGACGTCACGCTCGAGGAGATCGCGACGCGCCTCTTCGTCACCCGGAACACCGTCAAGTCCCAGGTGCGCAGCGTGTACCGCAAGATCGGCGCCTCGACGCGCGCCGAGGCCGTGGCGTGGGCCGTGGAGCACGGCATCCGCTGA
- a CDS encoding (deoxy)nucleoside triphosphate pyrophosphohydrolase, with protein sequence MSAPVLVVAAAIVDDLDDPRELLAARRAVPARLAGRWEFPGGKVDGDETAEDALHREIREELGVRVGLGEELVGPDDGMWRLSDEYVMRIWLAEVVEGTPEPLVEHDELRWLPANQWHDVPWLDADVRIVDELASRLVRLT encoded by the coding sequence ATGAGCGCACCCGTGCTGGTCGTGGCCGCCGCGATCGTCGATGACCTGGACGATCCCCGCGAGCTCCTGGCCGCACGTCGTGCAGTTCCAGCGCGGCTCGCCGGCCGGTGGGAGTTTCCCGGCGGCAAGGTCGACGGAGACGAGACCGCCGAGGATGCGCTGCACCGGGAGATCCGTGAAGAGCTGGGCGTCCGGGTGGGCCTCGGTGAGGAGCTCGTCGGCCCCGATGACGGCATGTGGCGCCTGTCGGACGAGTACGTGATGCGCATCTGGCTGGCCGAGGTGGTCGAGGGCACGCCGGAGCCGCTCGTCGAGCACGACGAGCTGCGGTGGCTCCCTGCGAACCAGTGGCACGACGTCCCCTGGCTCGACGCGGACGTCCGTATCGTCGACGAGCTCGCGAGCCGGTTGGTCCGCCTCACCTGA
- a CDS encoding MalY/PatB family protein, whose protein sequence is MTIFDTVPLDQLRTRTSEKWRHYPADVLPLFVAEMDVPQAEPVVRAVTDAVRRGDTGYPSGSGFAEAVAAFAADRWDWAVDVASTRLVPDVMLGVVELLRLVTDPGDAVVINPPVYPPFAAFVAYADRRVVNAPLGPDDRLDLEVLEAAFAQATGTGGRAAYLLCHPHNPTGTLHTAEELRAVGALAARYGVRVLADEIHAPIVLGRDARFVPTTTQIPDAIALHSGSKAFNLAGLRVAVAVPGPDAAADLARLPEVVAHGVSHLAVIAQQTAYRECGAWLDDVLDGLRQNQALAARLLGAQVPAAGWSPPEATYFAWLDLRAVEAVRAGADPAALALDRGRVALNPGPTFGAGGVGHVRLNLAASTATLTDAVARLRAGLGAVATVS, encoded by the coding sequence GTGACGATCTTCGACACCGTTCCCCTCGACCAGCTCCGCACCCGCACGAGCGAGAAGTGGCGGCACTACCCGGCGGACGTGCTGCCGCTGTTCGTCGCGGAGATGGACGTCCCGCAGGCCGAGCCGGTGGTCCGCGCGGTGACGGACGCCGTGCGTCGCGGTGACACCGGTTACCCGTCGGGCTCCGGCTTCGCCGAGGCGGTGGCCGCGTTCGCCGCCGACCGCTGGGACTGGGCGGTCGACGTGGCGAGCACGCGGCTGGTCCCCGACGTCATGCTGGGTGTCGTCGAGCTCCTCCGGCTCGTCACCGACCCGGGCGACGCGGTCGTGATCAACCCGCCGGTCTACCCGCCGTTCGCCGCGTTCGTGGCGTACGCCGACCGACGCGTCGTGAACGCGCCCCTGGGACCGGACGACCGCCTGGACCTGGAGGTGCTCGAGGCCGCGTTCGCGCAGGCGACCGGCACCGGCGGGCGGGCCGCGTACCTGCTCTGCCATCCGCACAACCCCACGGGGACGCTGCACACGGCCGAGGAGCTGCGGGCCGTCGGTGCGCTGGCGGCCCGGTACGGCGTCCGGGTCCTCGCCGACGAGATCCACGCCCCGATCGTCCTCGGCCGGGACGCCCGGTTCGTCCCCACCACGACGCAGATCCCCGACGCGATCGCCCTGCACTCCGGGTCCAAGGCCTTCAACCTGGCGGGTCTGCGGGTGGCCGTGGCGGTGCCCGGACCCGACGCGGCGGCGGACCTGGCCCGGCTGCCCGAGGTGGTGGCCCACGGGGTGAGCCACCTCGCTGTCATCGCGCAGCAGACCGCGTACCGCGAGTGCGGTGCCTGGCTGGACGACGTGCTCGACGGGCTCAGGCAGAACCAGGCGCTGGCGGCACGCCTGCTCGGCGCGCAGGTGCCGGCGGCCGGGTGGTCCCCGCCGGAAGCGACGTACTTCGCCTGGCTGGACCTGCGCGCGGTCGAGGCGGTCCGCGCGGGCGCCGATCCCGCCGCGCTCGCGCTGGACCGGGGCCGCGTCGCGCTCAACCCCGGGCCCACCTTCGGCGCCGGGGGCGTCGGCCACGTCCGCCTCAACCTCGCCGCCTCCACCGCGACGCTCACGGACGCCGTGGCGCGGCTGCGCGCGGGCCTGGGGGCCGTCGCAACCGTTTCGTGA
- the metE gene encoding 5-methyltetrahydropteroyltriglutamate--homocysteine S-methyltransferase: MTDTTAPSATFPASSVLGYPRIGPRRELKKALEAFWAGRTSAEDVEATAAELRRRTRNRLAELGLATDVPAIPSAFSFYDQVLDATAVVGAVPARFADVVGADGALDLAGYSTVARGRGDDLPLEMTKWFDTNYHYLVPEIGPGTTFRYASDRPVREFKEALADGILTRPVIVGPVTYLALAKPTEDAPDGFAPIDRLADLLPVYADLLKDLAAAGATWVQLEEPALVSDSVAVPAEQLLASVIEAYRALATGLARPERPAILVAAPYGDLGAAFPVLAATDVEAIGIDLVRGHVPAETVPGLSTKTLVAGVIDGHNIWRADLDAKLAVLEQLEGLGAASVTVGTSTSLFHVPHTLEDEPALDATLRTWLAFADEKVVEVVTLAEGLTEGREAIHEQLLAAGDAVRSRRSAPGVVNPAVRDRVAALDESAFGRGPFDERKVAQADRLNLPPLPTTSIGSFPQTTEIRTARAAFGKGELTPEQYADEMRAEIRRVVELQEKIGFDVLVHGEPERNDMVQYFAENLDGFAVTQNGWVQSYGSRCTRPSILWGDVSRPKPITVEWSSYTQSLTDKPVKGMLTGPVTILAWSFVRDDQPLGETANQVGLALRDEIADLEAAGIAVIQVDEPALRELLPLRVEDHAAYLDWSVRSFRLATAGVRPDTQIHTHLCYSEFGEIIGAIDGLDADVTSIEAARSKMEILGDISAAGYPRGIGPGVYDIHSPRVPSESEVEELLTEAVKAIAVDQLWVNPDCGLKTRRYEEVVPSLEHILQATRAVRATL, encoded by the coding sequence ATGACGGACACCACCGCACCGAGCGCTACCTTCCCCGCCAGCTCCGTTCTCGGCTACCCCCGCATCGGCCCACGCCGCGAGCTCAAGAAGGCCCTCGAGGCATTCTGGGCGGGCCGCACGTCGGCCGAGGACGTCGAGGCCACGGCAGCTGAGCTGCGCCGTCGGACTCGCAACCGCCTGGCCGAGCTCGGCCTCGCCACCGACGTGCCGGCCATCCCGAGCGCGTTCTCGTTCTACGACCAGGTGCTCGACGCCACCGCCGTGGTGGGTGCCGTCCCGGCGCGCTTCGCCGACGTCGTCGGCGCCGACGGTGCCCTCGACCTCGCGGGCTACTCGACCGTGGCGCGCGGGCGCGGCGACGACCTGCCGCTCGAGATGACCAAGTGGTTCGACACCAACTACCACTACCTGGTGCCGGAGATCGGCCCCGGGACGACGTTCCGCTACGCGAGCGACCGCCCCGTGCGCGAGTTCAAGGAGGCCCTCGCGGACGGCATCCTCACGCGCCCCGTGATCGTCGGACCGGTCACGTACCTGGCCCTGGCCAAGCCCACCGAGGACGCCCCCGACGGCTTCGCCCCGATCGACCGCCTCGCCGACCTGCTACCGGTGTACGCCGACCTGCTCAAGGACCTCGCGGCCGCGGGTGCCACCTGGGTCCAGCTCGAGGAGCCCGCTCTCGTCTCCGACTCGGTCGCCGTCCCGGCCGAGCAGCTGCTCGCCTCGGTCATCGAGGCGTACCGCGCCCTGGCCACCGGGCTGGCCCGTCCGGAGCGCCCGGCGATCCTCGTCGCGGCGCCCTACGGCGACCTCGGTGCCGCGTTCCCGGTGCTCGCCGCCACCGACGTCGAGGCCATCGGCATCGACCTGGTCCGCGGGCACGTCCCGGCCGAGACCGTTCCCGGCCTGTCCACCAAGACGCTGGTCGCCGGCGTGATCGACGGCCACAACATCTGGCGCGCGGACCTCGACGCCAAGCTGGCGGTCCTGGAGCAGCTCGAGGGCCTCGGTGCCGCCTCGGTCACCGTCGGCACGTCGACGTCGCTGTTCCACGTGCCCCACACGCTGGAGGACGAGCCCGCGCTCGACGCCACGCTCAGGACCTGGCTCGCGTTCGCGGACGAGAAGGTCGTCGAGGTCGTCACGCTGGCCGAGGGGCTGACGGAGGGCCGCGAGGCCATCCACGAGCAGCTCCTCGCCGCCGGCGACGCGGTGCGCTCCCGCCGGTCGGCACCCGGCGTGGTGAACCCCGCCGTCCGCGACCGGGTGGCCGCCCTGGACGAGTCCGCGTTCGGTCGCGGTCCGTTCGACGAGCGCAAGGTCGCCCAGGCGGACCGGCTGAACCTGCCGCCGCTGCCGACCACGTCGATCGGGTCGTTCCCGCAGACGACCGAGATCCGCACCGCCCGTGCGGCGTTCGGCAAGGGTGAGCTGACCCCCGAGCAGTACGCCGACGAGATGCGGGCGGAGATCCGCCGCGTCGTCGAGCTGCAGGAGAAGATCGGCTTCGACGTGCTGGTGCACGGCGAGCCGGAGCGCAACGACATGGTGCAGTACTTCGCGGAGAACCTGGACGGGTTCGCCGTCACGCAGAACGGCTGGGTGCAGTCCTACGGCTCGCGCTGCACGCGCCCGTCGATCCTGTGGGGCGACGTCTCGCGGCCGAAGCCGATCACGGTCGAGTGGTCGTCGTACACGCAGTCGCTCACCGACAAGCCCGTCAAGGGCATGCTCACGGGTCCGGTGACCATCCTCGCGTGGTCGTTCGTCCGCGACGACCAGCCCCTCGGCGAGACCGCCAACCAGGTGGGCCTCGCCCTGCGCGACGAGATCGCCGACCTCGAGGCCGCCGGCATCGCGGTGATCCAGGTGGACGAGCCCGCCCTGCGCGAGCTCCTCCCGCTGCGGGTGGAGGACCACGCCGCCTACCTCGACTGGTCCGTCCGGTCGTTCCGGCTGGCCACGGCGGGCGTCCGCCCCGACACCCAGATCCACACGCACCTGTGCTACTCGGAGTTCGGGGAGATCATCGGCGCGATCGACGGCCTGGACGCCGACGTGACGTCCATCGAGGCGGCCCGCTCGAAGATGGAGATCCTCGGCGACATCTCGGCGGCGGGCTACCCCCGCGGCATCGGCCCGGGCGTCTACGACATCCACTCGCCGCGCGTCCCGAGCGAGTCCGAGGTCGAGGAGCTGCTCACCGAGGCGGTCAAGGCCATCGCGGTCGACCAGCTCTGGGTCAACCCGGACTGCGGCCTGAAGACCCGACGCTACGAGGAGGTCGTCCCGTCGCTCGAGCACATCCTCCAGGCGACCCGGGCGGTCCGCGCCACCCTCTGA
- a CDS encoding methylenetetrahydrofolate reductase has translation MSASAVEPRVRAARALSAPSATDRPTVSFELFPPRNPDAAPRLWATIKELESVHPDFVSVTYGASGKTRVTTRALVRRLLQETSLNPIAHLTCVGTSREEITTIVGEFLDEGLRSFLALRGDPPTDQSGWSAHPEGLQTAGELVALLREIEAQRCADSPSQAVRARVRPLSIAVAAFPRGNHATGGTRAQDVASLLAKQEAGADFAITQVFFDADDYLGIVAEAREAGVTIPIIPGIIPTTDPARLLRVQELTGVPVPRDLIDLLGSADDELERHRRGIRASVDLVNGVLDGGAPGVHLYTFNQHHAALDLLEGAHLDGGARTAPDLASRPQDTAPARTPRD, from the coding sequence GTGAGCGCCTCCGCCGTGGAGCCCCGCGTGCGTGCCGCACGAGCGCTCTCGGCGCCGTCCGCGACCGACCGGCCGACGGTCTCCTTCGAGCTCTTCCCCCCGCGCAACCCCGACGCGGCCCCTCGGCTCTGGGCGACGATCAAGGAGCTGGAGTCGGTGCACCCCGACTTCGTCTCGGTCACCTACGGCGCCTCGGGCAAGACCCGGGTGACCACCCGCGCGCTGGTCCGCCGGCTTCTGCAGGAGACGTCGCTCAACCCGATCGCGCACCTGACCTGCGTGGGGACCTCGCGCGAGGAGATCACGACGATCGTCGGGGAGTTCCTCGACGAGGGACTGCGGTCCTTCCTCGCCCTGCGCGGAGACCCACCGACGGACCAGAGCGGCTGGTCCGCGCACCCCGAAGGCCTGCAGACGGCCGGTGAGCTGGTCGCCCTGCTGCGTGAGATCGAGGCGCAGCGCTGCGCGGACAGCCCGTCGCAGGCGGTGCGGGCGCGGGTCCGCCCGCTGTCGATCGCGGTCGCGGCGTTCCCGCGCGGCAACCACGCCACCGGCGGCACCCGGGCGCAGGACGTCGCGTCGCTGCTCGCCAAGCAGGAGGCCGGCGCGGACTTCGCCATCACGCAGGTGTTCTTCGACGCGGACGACTACCTCGGCATCGTCGCGGAGGCGCGCGAGGCGGGGGTGACCATCCCGATCATCCCTGGCATCATCCCGACCACCGACCCGGCCCGGTTGCTGCGCGTGCAGGAGCTGACCGGTGTCCCCGTGCCGCGGGACCTGATCGACCTGCTGGGCAGCGCCGACGACGAGCTCGAACGGCACCGCCGGGGCATCCGGGCCAGCGTCGACCTGGTCAACGGCGTCCTGGACGGCGGTGCCCCCGGCGTCCACCTCTACACGTTCAACCAGCACCATGCCGCACTTGACCTGCTCGAGGGTGCACACCTCGACGGCGGAGCTCGGACAGCTCCTGACCTGGCCAGCCGGCCGCAGGACACGGCACCCGCCCGAACCCCGAGGGACTGA
- a CDS encoding DNA-3-methyladenine glycosylase I produces the protein MTTPDAPVTGRCFGDGNPLYEQYHDEEWGRPVHGEHALFERLALEAFQSGLAWITILRKRPAFRAAFADFDPEVVAAFDDDDVARLLADAGIVRNRAKIDATIANARALRDLHASGRTLDEVVWSHAPDRTGHVRPATWADVPAQTPESRALASELKAFGFRFVGPVTAYAAMQACGVVDDHLASCPIAGRSAPAAPTR, from the coding sequence ATGACCACGCCCGATGCCCCCGTCACCGGCCGCTGCTTCGGTGACGGCAACCCGCTGTACGAGCAGTACCACGACGAGGAGTGGGGACGGCCGGTCCACGGCGAGCACGCCCTCTTCGAGCGGCTCGCGCTCGAGGCCTTCCAGTCCGGCCTCGCCTGGATCACGATCCTGCGCAAGAGACCCGCGTTCCGGGCGGCGTTCGCCGACTTCGACCCCGAGGTGGTCGCCGCGTTCGACGACGACGACGTCGCCCGGCTCCTGGCCGACGCCGGCATCGTGCGGAACCGGGCCAAGATCGACGCGACGATCGCGAACGCCCGGGCCCTGCGGGACCTGCACGCGTCGGGACGCACGCTCGACGAGGTGGTCTGGTCGCACGCACCGGACCGCACGGGTCACGTCCGGCCCGCCACGTGGGCCGACGTCCCGGCGCAGACGCCCGAGAGCCGCGCCCTCGCGAGCGAGCTCAAGGCGTTCGGCTTCCGGTTCGTCGGCCCGGTGACGGCGTATGCGGCGATGCAGGCCTGCGGTGTCGTCGACGACCACCTGGCCTCGTGCCCCATCGCCGGGCGGTCCGCCCCCGCGGCTCCTACCCGCTAG
- a CDS encoding TetR family transcriptional regulator, translating into MDHDEAELARHEAEEARREAELLRRDRDKAERAEAKEAERAEAKEAERLRRELAKADQQAAKEVARRERDRLKAEQQAAKDLDRRERDRRKAEQDAAKGVERQRNEQERAAQQAVREAARQLREAEKAQRAAALAQQQAAREAEKARRQAVRVAGSDSVPADLPPGIAVLWRTPSPGRPGPRPGLTLDRIADAAIALADAEGIEAVSMARLAESLGFTTMSLYRYVSSKDEVVSLMSDRASGRPPAVGPEVGGWRERLELLLAVQQPILAAHPWLARTSQVLHAVGPGRLAWMEAMLSALDGTPLTEEQKVGAIGLLASHTLDQLRIGEELSGSGRATAMGSPADGAPAPDLGELITTLASPDEHPALLRAAAQGAFSFPEDAAQGDEDEDEGELDFGTVLILDGIERLIALAS; encoded by the coding sequence GTGGACCACGACGAGGCCGAGCTGGCGCGGCACGAGGCCGAGGAGGCCCGGCGGGAGGCCGAGCTCCTGCGACGCGACCGCGACAAGGCGGAGCGCGCCGAGGCCAAGGAGGCGGAGCGCGCCGAGGCCAAGGAGGCGGAGCGCCTCCGCCGGGAGCTGGCGAAGGCCGACCAGCAGGCCGCCAAGGAGGTCGCCCGCCGGGAGCGGGACCGGCTGAAGGCCGAGCAGCAGGCCGCCAAGGACCTCGACCGCCGCGAGCGCGACCGCCGCAAGGCCGAGCAGGACGCCGCCAAGGGGGTCGAACGGCAGCGCAACGAGCAGGAACGCGCCGCCCAGCAGGCGGTCCGCGAGGCCGCCCGCCAGCTCCGGGAGGCGGAGAAGGCCCAGCGCGCCGCAGCCCTGGCCCAGCAGCAGGCGGCCCGCGAGGCGGAGAAGGCCCGCCGCCAGGCGGTGCGCGTGGCCGGCTCCGACAGCGTCCCGGCCGACCTGCCGCCCGGCATCGCGGTCCTGTGGCGCACCCCCAGCCCCGGCCGCCCCGGACCGCGGCCGGGTCTCACGCTGGACCGGATCGCCGACGCCGCCATCGCCCTCGCGGACGCCGAGGGGATCGAGGCCGTCTCCATGGCGCGGCTGGCCGAGTCGCTGGGCTTCACGACGATGTCGCTCTACCGCTACGTCTCCTCCAAGGACGAGGTGGTCAGCCTGATGTCCGACCGCGCGAGCGGCCGCCCCCCGGCGGTCGGCCCCGAGGTCGGTGGCTGGCGGGAGCGGCTGGAGCTCCTCCTGGCGGTGCAGCAGCCGATCCTGGCCGCGCACCCGTGGCTCGCGCGAACGTCCCAGGTGCTGCACGCGGTCGGCCCGGGCCGGCTCGCGTGGATGGAGGCGATGCTCTCCGCCCTCGACGGCACGCCGCTGACGGAGGAGCAGAAGGTGGGCGCGATCGGCCTGCTCGCGTCGCACACGCTCGACCAGCTGAGGATCGGCGAGGAGCTGAGCGGCAGCGGGCGCGCCACGGCCATGGGCAGCCCCGCCGACGGTGCCCCTGCGCCGGACCTGGGCGAGCTGATCACCACGCTGGCCTCACCGGACGAGCACCCGGCGCTCCTGCGGGCTGCGGCGCAGGGGGCGTTCTCGTTCCCCGAGGACGCTGCGCAGGGGGACGAGGACGAGGACGAGGGCGAGCTCGACTTCGGCACCGTGCTGATCCTCGACGGCATCGAGCGACTCATCGCACTGGCGTCCTGA
- a CDS encoding ATP-binding cassette domain-containing protein: MSAVVITRGLRKSYGDLTVLDGVDLDVGTGEVLALLGPNGAGKTTLVRILSTLLRPDAGTASVAGRDVLREPAQVRAAISLTGQFAAVDDLLTGVENLHLMAKLAHLGRAEVRTRSAELLELFDLTDAGRRVVKTYSGGMRRRLDLAVGLLARPQVVFLDEPTTGLDPRSRNDLWDVIRSVVAAGTTVLLTTQYLEEADQLADRVAVIDHGRVIANGTAPELKRAVGSAHVELRLRDGREERVVTDGSVADVRRILGDIERRGVDVEHWEVRSPTLDDVFLTLTGRPTEADLVTTRES, from the coding sequence ATGAGTGCCGTCGTCATCACCCGAGGGCTGCGGAAGTCCTACGGCGACCTGACCGTGCTGGACGGCGTCGACCTCGACGTCGGCACAGGTGAGGTGCTCGCGCTGCTCGGTCCCAACGGCGCCGGCAAGACCACCCTCGTGCGGATCCTGTCCACCCTCCTGCGCCCCGACGCGGGGACCGCGAGCGTCGCCGGCAGGGACGTCCTGCGCGAGCCCGCGCAGGTCCGGGCGGCCATCAGCCTCACCGGGCAGTTCGCCGCGGTCGACGACCTGCTCACGGGCGTGGAGAACCTGCACCTGATGGCCAAGCTGGCCCACCTGGGCCGCGCCGAGGTGCGCACCCGCAGCGCCGAGCTGCTGGAGCTGTTCGACCTCACGGACGCGGGCAGGCGCGTGGTCAAGACGTACTCGGGCGGCATGCGCCGGCGGCTCGACCTCGCCGTGGGCCTGCTCGCCCGGCCGCAGGTGGTGTTCCTCGACGAGCCGACGACGGGCCTGGACCCGCGCAGCCGCAACGACCTGTGGGACGTCATCCGCTCCGTCGTCGCCGCCGGCACCACCGTGCTGCTCACCACGCAGTACCTGGAGGAGGCAGACCAGCTGGCCGACCGGGTCGCGGTCATCGACCACGGGCGGGTCATCGCCAACGGCACCGCCCCGGAGCTCAAGCGGGCCGTCGGCTCGGCGCACGTCGAGCTGCGGCTCCGCGACGGTCGCGAGGAGCGGGTCGTCACCGACGGGTCGGTGGCGGACGTCCGACGGATCCTCGGGGACATCGAGCGCCGCGGCGTCGACGTCGAGCACTGGGAGGTCCGCTCACCGACTCTCGACGACGTCTTCCTCACCCTCACCGGCCGGCCCACCGAGGCCGACCTCGTCACCACCCGGGAGTCCTGA
- a CDS encoding ABC transporter permease, which yields MSTLAPHAPALGWSVHDTSALIGRCVRRSLRQLDTVLMAVILPVVLLLLFVYVFGGAIQTGGAYVNWVVPGIVLLTAGYGSATTAVDVAGDMTGGIIDRFRSLPIRPTGVLTGHVVASMARNAISTALVIGIAFVIGFDAAASPLAWLGAIGLIALFVLALTWVAVAIGLVASGPEAASGFTFAILFLPYVSSAFVPPESMPAVLEVLATYNPITPVTDTLRSLLAGAGAGDSWLAAVVWCTGIFLVARLGAAWLFRRTR from the coding sequence ATGAGCACCCTCGCCCCGCACGCGCCGGCCCTCGGCTGGTCCGTGCACGACACGTCCGCACTGATCGGCCGGTGCGTGCGGCGGTCCCTGCGTCAGCTGGACACCGTCCTGATGGCGGTGATCCTGCCGGTGGTCCTGCTGCTGCTGTTCGTCTACGTGTTCGGCGGAGCCATCCAGACCGGTGGCGCCTACGTGAACTGGGTGGTGCCGGGGATCGTCCTGCTCACCGCGGGCTACGGCTCGGCCACCACGGCCGTCGACGTCGCCGGCGACATGACCGGCGGCATCATCGACCGCTTCCGGTCCCTGCCCATCCGTCCCACCGGCGTGCTCACCGGGCACGTGGTCGCCAGCATGGCGCGCAACGCGATCTCGACCGCGCTGGTGATCGGCATCGCCTTCGTGATCGGGTTCGACGCCGCCGCGTCGCCCCTGGCGTGGCTCGGGGCGATCGGGCTCATCGCGCTCTTCGTGCTGGCCCTGACCTGGGTGGCCGTCGCCATCGGGCTCGTCGCGTCCGGGCCCGAGGCCGCGAGCGGGTTCACGTTCGCGATCCTGTTCCTGCCGTACGTGTCCAGCGCGTTCGTCCCGCCCGAGTCGATGCCCGCGGTGCTCGAGGTGCTCGCCACCTACAACCCGATCACGCCCGTCACGGACACGCTCCGCAGCCTGCTCGCCGGCGCGGGCGCCGGGGACTCGTGGCTCGCGGCGGTCGTGTGGTGCACGGGGATCTTCCTGGTGGCCCGGCTGGGGGCGGCCTGGCTCTTCCGGCGCACCCGCTGA